Proteins from one Pleuronectes platessa chromosome 16, fPlePla1.1, whole genome shotgun sequence genomic window:
- the LOC128459095 gene encoding heme-binding protein 2-like, with amino-acid sequence MLLSGLVGLLLVLTAEAGVGYSSESHLCYETEQCLHYDLICQTEDFEVRHIESVNWITTYEMDYSINTAARKAFTRLYEYIKGANQNGTQMDIVTPMVVRVPHNTSSEMSPYIVHLLLPAEYQENPPKPTDDNVHILRSPDMNLYVRGYDGWLIAKSDRETAKSLASDLDSVGANYKKNFHFANTYSSPTHTHRHSEVMFVALDEPVCI; translated from the exons ATGCTTCTTTCAGGGCTTGTTGGCCTCTTGCTTGTGCTGACAGCTGAGGCCGGAGTCGG atACTCCTCTGAGTCACACCTCTGTTATGAGACAGAGCAGTGTCTGCATTACGATCTGATTTGTCAGACTGAGGATTTTGAG GTCCGTCACATTGAATCTGTGAATTGGATTACAACATACGAGATGGACTATTCCATTAACACTGCGGCAAGGAAAGCATTCACACGATTATATGAATATATCAAGGGTGCCAATCAAaatg GAACACAAATGGACATAGTAACTCCTATGGTTGTCAGAGTACCTCATAATACTTCTTCGGAAATGAGTCCCTACATTGTGCATTTGTTGCTGCCAGCTGAATATCAGGAAAACCCCCCCAAGCCTACTGATGATAAT GTGCACATTCTTCGCTCACCTGACATGAATTTGTATGTACGGGGCTATGATGGATGGTTAATTGCCAAGTCTGACAGAGAAACGGCCAAAAGTTTGGCCAGTGACCTCGACTCAGTTGGTGCAAACTACAAAAAGAACTTCCACTTTGCTAATACATATAGCAG tccGACGCATACTCACAGGCACAGTGAGGTGATGTTTGTTGCTCTGGATGAGCCCGTGTGCATCTGA